In Nicotiana tabacum cultivar K326 chromosome 11, ASM71507v2, whole genome shotgun sequence, a single window of DNA contains:
- the LOC142165747 gene encoding 5-epi-aristolochene synthase-like: MNQKTAENWLRFSHHYIYTSLFSSIYNKNINYEEEIVRPVADFSPSLWGDQFLSFSIDNEVAEKYAQEIEPLKEQTRSMLLTTGRKLADTLNLIDIIERLGISYHFEKEIDEILDQIYNQNSNCNDLCTSALQFRLLRQHGFNISPEIFSKFQDENGKFKESLASDVLGLLNLYEASHVRTHADDILEDALAFSTIHLESAAPHLISPLREQVTHALEQCLHKGVPRVETRFFISSIYEKEQSKNTVLLRFSKLDYNMLQMLHKQELAEVSRWWKDLDFVTTLPYARDRVVECYFWALGVYFEPQYSQARVMLVKTISMISIVDDTFDAYGTVKELEAYTEAIQRWDINEIDRLPDYMKISYKAILDLYKDYEKELSSAGRSHIVCHAIERMKEVVRNYNVESTWFIEGYMPPVSEYLSEQGLGFWFSHLRDLGSHLRSPQVRICESNMNVKTLHLRRIFRICRVRNCEP; the protein is encoded by the exons ATGAATCAAAAGACTGCTG agaATTGGCTGCGCTTTTCTCACCACTATATATATACTTCTCTCTTTTCTTCCATTtacaataaaaatattaattatgaaGAAGAGATTGTTCGTCCCGTGGCCGACTTCTCCCCTAGTCTCTGGGGTGATCAGTTCCTTTCATTCTCCATTGACAATGAG GTTGCTGAAAAGTATGCTCAAGAGATTGAACCATTGAAGGAACAGACAAGGAGTATGTTGTTAACAACCGGAAGAAAATTGGCTGACACATTGAACTTGATTGACATTATTGAACGCCTTGGCATATCCTACCACTTTGAGAAAGAAATTGATGAGATTTTGGATCAAATTTATAACCAAAACTCAAACTGCAATGATTTGTGCACTTCTGCACTTCAATTTCGATTGCTCAGGCAACATGGTTTCAACATCTCTCCGG AAATTTTCAGCAAATTCCAAGATGAAAATGGCAAATTCAAGGAGTCTCTTGCTAGTGATGTCTTAGGATTATTAAACTTGTATGAAGCTTCACATGTAAGGACTCATGCTGACGATATCTTAGAAGACGCACTTGCTTTCTCCACTATCCATCTTGAATCTGCAGCTCCACATTTGATATCTCCACTTAGGGAGCAAGTGACACATGCCCTTGAGCAATGTTTGCACAAGGGCGTTCCTAGAGTCGAGACCCGATTCTTCATCTCATCAATCTATGAGAAGGAACAATCGAAAAATACTGTGTTACTTCGATTTTCCAAATTGGATTACAACATGCTCCAGATGTTGCACAAACAAGAACTTGCTGAAGTATCAAG GTGGTGGAAAGATTTGGATTTCGTAACAACACTTCCATATGCTAGGGATCGAGTAGTTGAATGCTACTTTTGGGCATTAGGAGTTTATTTTGAGCCTCAATACTCTCAAGCTCGCGTCATGCTCGTTAAGACCATATCAATGATTTCCATTGTCGATGACACCTTTGATGCTTATGGTACAGTTAAAGAACTTGAGGCATACACAGAAGCCATACAAAG ATGGGATATCAACGAAATTGATCGACTTCCTGATTACATGAAAATCAGTTATAAAGCTATTCTAGATCTTTACAAGGATTATGAAAAGGAATTGTCTAGTGCTGGAAGATCTCATATTGTCTGCCATGCAATAGAAAGA ATGAAAGAAGTAGTAAGAAATTATAATGTCGAGTCAACATGGTTTATTGAAGGATATATGCCACCTGTTTCTGAATATCTAAGCGAGCAGGGGCTGGGGTTTtggttttcgcatttgcgagatctggggtcgcatttgcgatcccctcaggttcgcatttgcgaaagcaACATGAATGTGaagactttgcatttgcgaaggattTTTCGTATttgcagggttcgcaattgcgaaccctag